ATGGCATTAAACTTGGATTTGCTATTTGCTATGAGATTGGCAATTCAAATCTTATTCATTCGGCTGTTAAGCAAGGAGCGCAGATTATTGTAAATATCTCAAATGATGCATGGTTTGATAATTCTTCTGAATCAGTTCAGCAACTTTCCATACTTGCTTTAAGATGCGCTGAATTCGGTTGTTTTGGATTAAGATCTACCAGCTATGGAATTTCTGCTTTGATTGATTTTCAAGGAAGAATAATTAAATCGTCAGATATTTCGGAAAAATGTACTTTATCAGCAACAATAGAATTATTTAATTTAAAGCCAACTTTTTACTCAATGTTTAAAGACTGGTTTGTTATAGTTTGCGGATTTTTTATTTTAGTAATATTCCTATTCAGCTTGAGAAGCTGTTAAAATAACCACATGAACGCGTTTAAATTCGGATGTGTCCCACCTTTTACACAGAAGCCTTGATTATAAAATTTTTAAGAACTTGATTTGAAGAAACCTTACAAGTCCCCTTTTAAAAAAGGTATGGCTGTTAAGTTCTAAAATTTAGATATTGTAGGGGCGACCGGCTGGTCGCCCTTTGGAAATTGCTGAACAATAGCATTTGGGCGACCAGCCGGTCGCCCTTTGGAAATTGCTGAACAATAGCATTTGGGCGACCAGCCGGTCGCCCCTACAGAGCTTTGTGTAAAAGGTGGGACACACCCTTAAATTCCCATTGTCTTTTGCGGCCTCATAGTTTTTGGACGTAATGATTTCCAGTTTTCGCCTACAGGGCAAGCTCTCATACATTCAATACAATTATCAACATCAGTAATGTAAGTTTGCCCTATTTCTATAATAAAATCACGATGCTTTGCTTGAGTTTTTAACATTTTTATAAAGCCAAACCAGTCCTTTAAGCTACGTGGCATCGATCGTTTCCATCCATATGCCCAATAATTGAAGCATATATCCACATCATATTTTCCATTTTTTAAAGCGCCGGATGGACAAGCATTTTCACATTTCCTGCACTTTTTACAAAGTCCGAAATTTTGTGGCTTATCTATTTCTAAAGGAGCTTCAGTTATAATTGAGCATAATCTCTGATGGGGGCCAAATTCAGGAGTAAGGAGAAGGTTGTTATTTCCAATTTCTCCCATGCCACAGCTCACTGCCGCATGTTTATGGGAAAATTGTCCTATAACTTTTGTTTGTTTGAATTTTTTTCCGGTTTCAGGATTTGTTTTATGAATCTCAACAGGTTTATCTGCTGAAACTGATAATGAAAGAAAATCATTTTTTTCAAGGATTCTGGATACCTTTTCAGCAGTTTCATCAAGAATTCTTGAAGTTTGCATTTTATTTCGAGTCCAAAGCATAATATCTGGAGCATAAACAGCGCCAAGACTATGTGCTACAGCCATTACTATGACACTTTTTGCTGTAGGCATCAGGGCAGTAGCTGGTCTTGGCGGTGATGCGAGAACAAGATTATTTGTATCGGCAATTCTTACAATATCTATTCCATTTGACAGGATAAAATTTTTAATTGATATAGCATTTATTTCCATTTCATATATTCCCTTATATCAAATCAATGACTACACTAATCAATTTTAATTTCTTCTATTTCATTGATTATTTTTTCGTTTAAAAGTTGGTCAAATTTCATATGAATCGAATAATCAATTAAAAGCAAATATCTAACTCCAATGATAGTTGCACTTTTGCTTATTTTATCAAGGGATAAACCCTTAGGGAGGTTAAATTTAACCTGAGCATTTCTTCCAAGTAAAAGGCTTGCTGTATCTTGGTTTGATGTTTTTATAAAGAAAGACATTCCACCTATGGAAAGATCAGCAATTTCTCCTTTAAAAGGTTTACCCATAGCTTGTCCAGATGAATTTAAAAGTTGAACATTTACAGCTCCTGATAGCTTTACCCGTTTTTGAGTTCTGCGATTTTCTCCGATTTGTTTTAATAAATCAGGAGTGCTGTCAAATTTTAAACAATAATTTATGAGCTTTTTTTCAAGGGAAGGGAATTTTTTTCTCCATTTTAAAAGAATGTTTTTATTTAAATAGCCTAATTTAATATTAGTAATAGCTACCATTGAACTTGTACACATGGATGCATTAAAAAAAGTATCGTCTCCTGCAATATCGCCTGCTTTTAATTTTTTTATTAATATTTCCTTATCGTTTTGGCGAAAAATAATTTTTGCTTCTCCGTGATTTATAAAATAAAGATTGGAACTTAATTCTTCTTGAGTAAATACCGTTTCCCCTGCTTCATACTCAATATCTTCCATAGAATAATAAAGCTCATTAGCTTCTTCTGTGCTAAAGTTTGAGTATAAATTATCCCATAATTCAAGATAATCCTTTGTGATACCTTCACTTTTTTCTGAATCAATTATTTCTGCAGTCTTTATAATTTCGCTAAGAGCCATCGGATCTAATTCTATTAATTTTTCCCGTAATTGCTCTGCTTTTGTGAATTTTTTTTCTCTGGCGTTTTGAACTATAAGCTCAAAAAGTAGTTTTAATGCTTCTTCTTTTTTGTTTTGAGATATATATTTATCAATGAGAGCTTCTTTTTCTAATCCTTCAGATTTTTTAGGCGCTACCTTTTTAATCTGTTTTTTAATTGGCAATTGTTTTTCGGTTATTGTTTTTTGAGGCTCATCAGGGATTTTTGTTTCAGATATTTTGGGGGAGGGTTCTTTTTTTGTAAGCTCTTCTTTAACGTCATTGTTTGAAATTTCTACGTTATCAGGCGGCGCCTCAATTTCATCTGTTGGTTCAATTTCTTCAACTTCTGTTTGGGGATTTTTTATCATTTCAATAGCGCTTTGAGCAGCGGCTTTTACTGTAGCACTGTAGCGTTTCATTGTGAACATGCCTCTTTGATCAGCGATAGCCGAAAGTTCAGAAATGGCTGATGAATCTCCTATTTTACCTAAAGCAAAACATATTTGTTCCTCAAGCTTATTTCTATCTTTTGAAGTAACAAAAGATTTAAGCTTAAGTATCTCAATGAAAGGCATTACACATCGCTTATCTTTAAGATTTCCGAGCATATCAACGATTTTAATTTTTAACTTATCATCGACTTTTAT
This is a stretch of genomic DNA from Desulfobacterales bacterium. It encodes these proteins:
- a CDS encoding 4Fe-4S binding protein, coding for MEINAISIKNFILSNGIDIVRIADTNNLVLASPPRPATALMPTAKSVIVMAVAHSLGAVYAPDIMLWTRNKMQTSRILDETAEKVSRILEKNDFLSLSVSADKPVEIHKTNPETGKKFKQTKVIGQFSHKHAAVSCGMGEIGNNNLLLTPEFGPHQRLCSIITEAPLEIDKPQNFGLCKKCRKCENACPSGALKNGKYDVDICFNYWAYGWKRSMPRSLKDWFGFIKMLKTQAKHRDFIIEIGQTYITDVDNCIECMRACPVGENWKSLRPKTMRPQKTMGI